The following proteins come from a genomic window of Desulfobacteraceae bacterium:
- a CDS encoding nucleotide sugar dehydrogenase, with protein MSDRTTDSPADAQTAPESFSVCPAGETFPLPGAADYQSEWERLAALTAEERAKGREIVVVMGVGFVGAVMAGVIADSVDRKTGQPGKFVIGMQRPSSRSFWKIPYLNRGVAPVEAEDPEVAPLIRRCVLEKKTLTATFTYEALKLADVVVVDVQCDYHKQTFGNVRQGHADIAALEASLKVIGEKIGPECMVLIETTVPPGTTEYVAYPIIKKAFEQRGLSGVEPLLTHSFERVMPGRNYVASIRDFWRVCSGINPAARERVTTFLSEILNVEEFPLTVLDRPIESETCKIVENSYRATILAFLDEWSLFAERNGVDLTKVTEAIKVRPTHANMIFPGPGIGGYCLPKDGGLGVWAYNTLMGFEDDIFKITPLAIDINDTRALHVAQLVRDALRNMGRIVAASKISVLGASYREDVGDTRYSGSEVIVRKLTEMGGDVEVHDPYVQHWWELEKQDSYPAPGHSLARFFRNQEKLAHTRVSKSLDEALQGADAVVLAVRHQAYRDLDPDEVVAMIGGPAAIVDCFGMLDDDRIRRYFELGCEVKGLGRGHVKRIKDQVRNPC; from the coding sequence GCGGCGCTCACGGCAGAGGAGCGCGCCAAGGGCCGTGAAATCGTCGTGGTGATGGGCGTCGGCTTCGTGGGGGCGGTCATGGCCGGGGTGATCGCCGATTCCGTGGACCGCAAGACCGGTCAGCCCGGCAAGTTCGTAATCGGCATGCAACGGCCCTCCAGCCGCTCCTTCTGGAAAATCCCCTATCTCAATCGCGGCGTGGCGCCGGTGGAGGCCGAAGACCCCGAGGTGGCGCCCCTGATCCGGCGCTGCGTTCTGGAGAAGAAAACCCTCACCGCGACCTTCACCTACGAGGCCCTCAAGCTGGCCGACGTGGTCGTGGTGGACGTGCAGTGCGACTACCACAAGCAGACTTTCGGCAATGTGCGCCAGGGGCATGCCGATATCGCCGCCCTGGAGGCCAGCCTGAAGGTCATCGGCGAGAAGATCGGCCCCGAGTGCATGGTCCTGATCGAAACCACCGTGCCGCCGGGGACCACCGAATACGTGGCCTACCCGATCATCAAGAAGGCCTTCGAGCAGCGCGGGCTGAGCGGTGTGGAACCCCTTTTGACCCACTCCTTCGAGCGCGTCATGCCCGGCCGCAACTACGTGGCCTCGATCCGCGATTTCTGGCGGGTCTGCAGCGGCATCAACCCCGCGGCGCGCGAGCGGGTGACCACCTTTCTCTCCGAGATCCTGAACGTCGAAGAATTCCCGCTGACGGTGCTCGACCGCCCCATCGAGAGCGAAACCTGCAAGATCGTGGAGAACTCCTACCGCGCGACAATTCTCGCCTTCCTGGACGAGTGGAGCCTGTTCGCCGAGCGCAACGGCGTGGACCTCACCAAGGTGACCGAGGCCATCAAGGTCCGGCCGACCCACGCCAACATGATCTTCCCCGGTCCGGGCATCGGCGGCTACTGCCTGCCCAAGGACGGCGGGCTGGGGGTCTGGGCCTACAACACCCTGATGGGTTTCGAAGACGACATCTTCAAGATCACCCCCTTGGCCATCGATATCAACGACACCCGGGCGCTGCACGTGGCCCAGCTGGTGCGCGACGCCCTGCGCAACATGGGCAGGATCGTGGCGGCCTCCAAGATCAGCGTGCTGGGCGCCTCCTACCGCGAAGATGTGGGCGACACGCGCTACAGCGGCTCGGAGGTGATCGTGCGCAAACTGACCGAGATGGGCGGGGACGTCGAGGTCCACGACCCCTACGTCCAGCACTGGTGGGAGCTGGAAAAGCAAGACAGCTACCCGGCGCCGGGCCATTCGCTGGCCCGTTTCTTCCGCAACCAGGAGAAGCTCGCCCACACCCGCGTCTCCAAATCGCTGGATGAGGCCCTGCAGGGCGCCGATGCCGTCGTGCTGGCCGTGCGGCACCAGGCCTACCGCGATCTGGACCCCGATGAAGTCGTGGCCATGATCGGTGGGCCGGCGGCGATCGTCGACTGTTTCGGCATGCTGGACGACGACCGCATCCGGCGCTATTTCGAACTCGGCTGCGAAGTCAAGGGCCTGGGGCGCGGGCACGTCAAGCGCATCAAGGACCAGGTCCGCAACCCATGCTGA